Genomic DNA from Magnolia sinica isolate HGM2019 chromosome 4, MsV1, whole genome shotgun sequence:
CACCGCAGGAACTTACTGTGACAGattttggcaggaaatctgcgtcatCCGCGTCCGGACTTCAAACGGGAGCGGATGCATTTCTACGCTAAaatcggattgcgtgctgagttactcagtacgctcttatcgtactgagtaaactcagttgggcccaccttgaatgtatatggtctatccacgccttccatccgtttttccatataattttaggggttgagcccaaatttaAAGTATATACAAAGACcatgtggatcataccacaggaaacagtgaggctaatgatttccaccattgaaacatttctaggccccacagtgatgtttatttgtcatccaacctttccataagatcatatagacatggatgaatggaaaacacgaatataaacttgatccaaaactttcgtggcatccaagaaattttcaacgttagacgttcaattcaactgtttccggtggtgtggtccatttgaacattgtatgtgcttcatttttggcctcaagcCCTAATAttatctaggaaaatggatggacggagcggataaaatacataaatcatagtggacctcacatattttactcagtacgctaagcatagtgagttacaaactacgcaatccgcttccttctacGCTTACTTTAGCTCGCGGGAGGTTATTTAGACACTCTAAAAATAGTTGCATTCTGTCTCAGACAACATGGATCGGCCCATAAGAGGTGTGCCGGGAATGGAAGCCTTCCTCAGACGTCGAGACCTACCGAGTTTCTTCCGAGTCAATCAACTCAGTGATGTGCATGTCCAACGCATCTTGACCGCAACTAAAGACACGACTCGAGCCTCGTGCCTCATTCTCAACACCTTCGAAGACATTGACGGCCCCATCCTGTCCCATATCCGAGCCCACTGCCCCACAACGTATGCCATCGGACCCCTCCACGCCCACCTCCAATCTCGACTCACCGAGTCAAACGATTCCCCGCCTACCGATTTCACCCCATCTTCCATCAGCTTCTTGACGGAAGACAGGTCCTGCATGACGTGGCTCGACTCCCAGCCACACAAATCCGTCCTCTACATCAGCTTCGGAAGTATCGCGGCCGCGACTGGGGACCAGTTGCTGGAATTCTGGCACGGCGTGGTCAACAGTCAGACCCGCTTCTTGTGGGTCATGCGCCCGGACGTCGTTGATGGAATGGGTCAGATCCCAGCCGAGCTTAGGGAAGCAACAGACGAGAGGGGGAGACTTGtaggatgggccccacaagtggatGTGCTGGCCCACACGGCGGTGAGCGGGTTCTTGACTCACAGCGGGTGGAACTCGACGTTGGAGAGCGTGTCAGCGGGAGTACCGATGATTTGCTGGCCCTTTTTCGCGGACCAGCATATCAATAGTCGGTTTGTTGAGGAGGTATGGAAGGTTGGTTTGGACATGAAAGATAGATGCGATAGAagaacggttgagatgatgatcagGGAGTTGATGGAAGGGAAGCGGGAAGAACTGGTGAAATCGACGGCGAGGATTGCTGATCTGGCGAAGAGAAGTGTGAGCCAAGGTGGGTCATCATACATGAGTTTTGAGAAATTGCTGGAGGACATCAGATCAATCAACTCCGGGCCGCATCCTGATGGAGGAAAATGATACTGGACGGTGTTAGAGACTCATCTTCATCGTACATGGGCATATATGAATCATGACCATCCAGATTggttcaccatttaaaaatgataAAATCTGATAATCCACACCGTTGGTTTCTGTACTCTTTGCAACATATCATTTGTTAGCAGTTCTGTCTTTGTTTAAAAATTCGAAAACCCGACTCGCTATAGGTTTTGGCGAGTTGAGTGCATCGGCGACTTGGTCGAGCCAACTCGTGACTCAGTATGGataataaaaagtaataagaagaagaagaagaaaagaatttaagggaaatggaaaaaaaaaaaaaaaatcaggaaaattGGTAAAATGGTAGGAAACATCTATTATTTTGCATTTTGTGTGGATAACATTGATTACTTGGGTTGGAGTTATTCTATAGAAGTATTTACTTCTGGCCAAATAGAAAGAAagcttttatttaaaaaataaataaaaagaagtagaaaaaagaaaaggagaagcatTAAGTGTTTGAATAGATCATTCTTACCATGATCAATGGAAGAGAGATAAGGGACACTGATTGCCTGCTGATCCGACTTtgtggggccaatgtgatgtatgtgttttatccacactgtccatccgttctgCTGGCTCTCTCTGAGGTTTGAGCccgaaaataaggcagatccaaagttcaagtgcaccacaccgttgaaaacttatccacagggcacggaagttttgaattcagctgatatttttgtttttccatcatccatgTGTGTCACCTTATGAGCAgcgtggatgacaaataagcatcatggtagcCCTAAGCGTGTCATTAtctctactatttcctgtggtgcggttggcttgaactttgaatttgcctttttttttttttcatgccctaaaatgagatgaatcgGGTGGTTTCTtatttacatcaaggtgagcccgacTATGTAGAAGGCATGCCTAAGGCTGTGTGGAATTGGGGTGGTTTCTTACTCGCATCAAATTGGGCCCCACGATGCAGAAGGGGCATTATTACGTCCGACAAATGGAGCGGATTATGTGCGGCCCCAACCTTACCCAAAACATTTACACCCTgcattctgtggtgtggtccacgtgaggtttagatctagctcattttttagGCTCAATCCCTGAAACGATCTCGCCAGATGGgtcggacagtttggatataatacttcatggtggggcacgCACGACCAATGTGGGTGAGATCCCTGACCaaggggcccacgtgatgtatgtggcttatatccatgctgtacatCCAGTTTTGATGGCtcatttaggacatgatcccaaaaatgaagcatatccaaatcttagattgACCATAATACAGAAATTAgtgtaatcaaccattaaaaacttctcttggGACACAGTGTAATCAACCATTATTAAAAAATTATCATGGTAATCAACCATGAAAAACTTTTCAttggccgcaaaagttttggatcaacctgatatttgtgtggtctcttcatccaggtccttgtgacctcctcaacagtttggatgacgaGTTTTCAGTGGTGAcgattcaatcatgactgtttcatgtggtatgatccacctaagatttcgatatgcttcatttatgagatcatgaattctccatggaccacaccaagaatagcagtgggacaatgagaCGCCTACCAAATCGCTTATTTTCTATCAAATCTATTCAGAAGTCACACAGATgtatgaagatgaaaaacaaatatccatattgatccaaacaaccccactggtttttgcagaGTGATCCAATTGATCTTTCGATgtgcccgccaaatggatggacgatttggatatcatataactcatgataggacccacagaacttggtcacgtcaacacaccagccagatcagtggtgtgtggtacaccagccaatccgcttccaggggCAGCGTAGAGAGTTGAGACCACTGGATACATTCTGATCCTTGATAGACAGGATAGTCCGCGCGGCTGGACCACTATTACAGACCGGGTAGGCTGGACACAAGCCAGTTGGCCCCGTCACAATACGTATAGCGCTGGGCCGCATCTAATAAGCGCCGGTGGTTTGGACCCGGACAGACCTAGCTTTTGCAATACTTTCCCGCAGCGTTAGGCCCAAAATAGCGACAATAGGATCTACGACTTCTGTTGGCGGGACTGGACCTGGGGCATTTAGAGCCATGAGTGGTGATGTACCAAGCCTGTCCatcttgtgggtcccatcacggaTGGCCCATTTTCGAAATCACGCCTGTTATCCTAGATATCAATTTTCTTGTTGGCCATCAGCCGCAGTTGATTCCTACCGTTGTTCTGCAAGATTGTCCGATCCACATACAGATTTTTAACCATTTCCCATCATGGTAAAGGCAACGATATTAACGGTCCTGATTAACAATCCAACTACACTACGTTCCACATTTTTTATTAACTACGCGGAAGAAAACTCCATTAAACAGTGAAAACCAGAACTACATGTATATTTGTTGAAGAAAGGTAGTCCGCAGAACTACCCTAACACACAACACAAACAAGCAACACCGGAACAACACATAACAAAATACCCCAAGGACTAGAGACCATTCACCATTCTGCCTATTCTGCCCTTCTCCTTTCTCAGCCAGAGATTTCAATGGCCTTCACATCGGGCTTCTTCACCTCCACTTTCGGAACCGTTACAGTCAGGACTCCGTTCTCCATTGCTGCCTTCACTCCCTCCACCTTCGCATTCTCCGGCAACCTGAATCGCCTCAGGAACCTGCCGCTTGTCCTCTCGACGCGGTGCCACGTGTCGTTCTTCTCCTCCGTCTCCTTGCTTCTCTCGCCGCTGATCTGGAGCACTCTCCCTTCTTCAACCTCCACCTTCACCTCCTCCTTTTTCAGCCCCGGCAGATCTGCTTTGAAGACATGCGCGTCGGGAGTCTCCTTCCAATCTATCTGCGTGTTCGCGAATTGGGAGGTTTCTCTGGCGAAATCGGAGCGAGATGGGAAGAGAGAGGAGTCAAAGGGGAAGCCTTGAAATGGGTCCCATACGTCGAGGGAGAAGGGATCGAAGACGTTGGTTCTGCGGCCAAAGATGCTGGGGATGATCGACATCTTGATGATTGCGAAGTTTGTAGAATGGTATTGTAGAGattgggattttttttatttttgagcgGCGTTTGGGATATATGAGAGATGGCTATTTGGAAATTCCTTCTGATGGTTTGGGAAGGAACGTGATTGGGTATTTATAAATAAATGAGAGGAAGGGTCCAGAGAAAGGAGACGGGTCCTGAAGCTTCGAGATGATTTCAGAAAGCATTGGCATCGTGGGGCATGCGGATTGTGGAGTGACACAAACATCACCTAGCTGCGTACTGTCAGGATCCTGTGGGGCACACTGTTATGTATAagctttatccactccgttcatccgtttttcagatCCTTTTCAGATCCTTTATAAggccacacagacctggattaagggaaaacataatgatcatcttgatccaaaacttttgtgtcaccgagaagatttcaacggtggacgttattatctccactgcttcctttgttgtggtatacttgagctttggatatacttcaaatttagattcatgccaaaaatgatctgaggaaacgAATTGACGGataggataaaacatatacatcacggtggaccctacagaaTCCTAATACCACGTAGCTAGGTACTGTTAGGttcactacgcaatccgcgtcaGTTTCACGTATGCCTATAAGTAGGGTCCATCtttcggtgatccagaccgtaTCTATTTTTAATCCAACCATGTATGGAGAGTGCCCCAGGAATAGTCATTTATGAGAAGTTCACAGAGACCAATGTTAGGACCGTTTGAGTAGGTACTGCacatggacggttaggatcagaACCATGGCATAGATTAAGATTCTATAGGGTGTTTGAATGGGCACACAGTTACAGGCTTGTAAAGCACAAGCCCAGCCCATCTCTACATTAGTGAGCTGATCCTGGCCTGGCCCACAAAGCCCATCTACAACTGGCTTTATCGGAGCCCAACCCGGTTCCTAATTGCCTATTTGGGCTTGAatcgtcaaaaaaaaaaaaaaaaaccccatgaTTGTCTACTCTAGAAGACTTCACGGTCTGGGCTAACTGTTATTGATGCTGTCTACGTGGGCCCAAGCACGGGATCATGACCATATTTTCATAAGAAGCAACTGGGCATCAATTGTCGGACCCTGAACATCACAACCGTAAGAATTGTTGATCGGATGGTGTACACGGCATGCTAAGCGAAGGCTCACTTGGACCACCAACAATATCAGCCTCAAAATGAAATAACGACTGAAATTAATGTTAATGATCGCGCTACACCAGTTGGGTTGGTGTCAAGCCGGCGTCAATTCTTCAGGTGACTGTCGAGGGATGGCGGCAAACTTCTGGCATTTGTCACAACTCTGAACGAGCTTCCGGGCATCCTGCTGAATGGTCGGCTAGTAATAACCTTTCCGAATGACCTTGTGAGCCAAGGATTGGTCTCCCGAGTGATTACTGCAAATGCCTTCATGAATTTCACGCAGGGCATAGT
This window encodes:
- the LOC131243882 gene encoding 7-deoxyloganetic acid glucosyl transferase-like, which gives rise to MEKAPPHVVIFPFPLLGHINSMLRLADLLCLAGIHVTFLNTDHAHHRFLRSNPNLLAGRPGLLFRKISDGLQVDESRRPARFTDLFFSLRSVTKPLLRAMLAGSGGRPGSDDTVTCIVVDGLLTFAIDVADELGIPIFIFRTASPCSFWTFFCGPALAAGGEFPFEEDNMDRPIRGVPGMEAFLRRRDLPSFFRVNQLSDVHVQRILTATKDTTRASCLILNTFEDIDGPILSHIRAHCPTTYAIGPLHAHLQSRLTESNDSPPTDFTPSSISFLTEDRSCMTWLDSQPHKSVLYISFGSIAAATGDQLLEFWHGVVNSQTRFLWVMRPDVVDGMGQIPAELREATDERGRLVGWAPQVDVLAHTAVSGFLTHSGWNSTLESVSAGVPMICWPFFADQHINSRFVEEVWKVGLDMKDRCDRRTVEMMIRELMEGKREELVKSTARIADLAKRSVSQGGSSYMSFEKLLEDIRSINSGPHPDGGK
- the LOC131243883 gene encoding 17.8 kDa class I heat shock protein-like encodes the protein MSIIPSIFGRRTNVFDPFSLDVWDPFQGFPFDSSLFPSRSDFARETSQFANTQIDWKETPDAHVFKADLPGLKKEEVKVEVEEGRVLQISGERSKETEEKNDTWHRVERTSGRFLRRFRLPENAKVEGVKAAMENGVLTVTVPKVEVKKPDVKAIEISG